A single window of Fischerella sp. PCC 9605 DNA harbors:
- the rplQ gene encoding 50S ribosomal protein L17, producing MRHRCRVKKLSKPADQRRALLRSLTTELIRHGRITTTLQRAKVVRAEVDKMITLAKDGSLAARRQALGYIYDKDLVQALFEQAPNRYGNRQGGYTRILHTVPRRGDNAEMAIIELV from the coding sequence ATGCGTCATCGTTGTCGAGTCAAAAAACTCAGCAAACCAGCTGACCAGCGTCGCGCTCTTTTGCGATCGCTAACTACCGAGCTGATTCGTCATGGTCGAATTACTACTACTTTACAACGAGCTAAGGTAGTTAGAGCCGAAGTGGACAAAATGATTACCCTAGCCAAAGACGGATCGCTTGCAGCACGCCGTCAAGCCCTTGGCTACATCTATGACAAAGACCTTGTTCAGGCTCTATTTGAACAAGCTCCCAATCGTTATGGGAATCGTCAGGGCGGATATACCCGTATCCTGCACACCGTACCTCGTCGCGGTGACAACGCTGAGATGGCAATCATTGAACTGGTTTAA
- a CDS encoding DNA-directed RNA polymerase subunit alpha, which translates to MAQFQIECVESSTEESRSHYSKFILEPLERGQGITVGNALRRVLLSNLEGTAVTAVRIAGVTHEFATVPGVREDVLEILMRMKEVILKSYSTQPQIGRLLVTGPSTVTSAHFDLPSEVEVVDPTQYIATLAEGGKLEMEFRIEKGKGYRTVERGREEATSLDFLQIDSVFMPVRKVNYSVEETRGDNGMPRDRLLLEVWTNGSLSPQEALSSAAGILVELFNPLKDIDIRQTETDSVDELDPTAQIPIEELQLSVRAYNCLKRAQVNSVADLLDYTQEDLLEIKNFGQKSAEEVVEALQRRLGITLPTERSPKHGG; encoded by the coding sequence GTGGCGCAGTTTCAAATTGAATGTGTAGAGTCTAGTACAGAGGAAAGTCGGAGCCACTACAGTAAATTTATCCTAGAACCTCTGGAGCGGGGTCAAGGAATTACCGTTGGCAACGCCCTGAGACGGGTATTGCTGTCAAATCTAGAGGGTACGGCAGTTACAGCAGTACGGATTGCGGGGGTGACACACGAGTTTGCCACCGTTCCGGGCGTGAGAGAGGATGTGCTAGAAATCCTGATGAGAATGAAGGAAGTCATCCTCAAAAGCTATTCAACTCAACCCCAGATTGGTCGCCTACTCGTTACAGGCCCATCCACAGTCACATCAGCACACTTTGACTTGCCTAGTGAAGTAGAAGTCGTCGATCCGACCCAATATATAGCAACCCTGGCTGAAGGGGGAAAGCTAGAAATGGAATTTCGGATTGAAAAAGGCAAAGGGTATCGCACTGTAGAACGTGGCCGCGAGGAAGCCACATCATTAGACTTTCTCCAAATCGACTCGGTGTTTATGCCAGTTAGAAAAGTCAACTACAGCGTTGAAGAAACCCGTGGTGATAATGGGATGCCCAGAGACCGACTGCTGTTAGAAGTTTGGACGAATGGCAGTCTTAGCCCCCAAGAAGCCCTCTCCTCGGCAGCAGGAATCTTGGTAGAGTTATTCAACCCTCTGAAAGATATTGATATTAGACAAACAGAAACAGACTCTGTAGATGAGCTAGATCCAACCGCTCAGATTCCCATCGAAGAGTTGCAGCTTTCTGTGCGAGCTTATAACTGTCTGAAGCGGGCACAAGTTAACTCTGTGGCAGACTTGTTGGATTATACACAAGAAGACCTGTTAGAAATTAAAAACTTTGGTCAGAAGTCGGCTGAAGAAGTAGTTGAAGCTTTACAGCGACGCCTAGGGATTACCCTACCAACCGAAAGGTCTCCTAAACATGGTGGTTAA
- the rpsK gene encoding 30S ribosomal protein S11 produces the protein MARQPSKKTGSKKQKRNVPNGVAYIQSTFNNSIVTITDQNGDVISWASAGSSGFKGAKKGTPFAAQTAAESAARRAIDQGMRQIEVMVSGPGAGRETAIRALQGAGLEITLIRDITPIPHNGCRPPKRRRV, from the coding sequence ATGGCGCGACAACCAAGTAAAAAAACCGGGAGCAAAAAGCAAAAACGCAACGTACCAAATGGTGTTGCTTACATCCAATCTACTTTCAACAATAGCATTGTCACCATTACCGATCAAAACGGAGATGTGATTTCTTGGGCAAGCGCTGGCTCTAGCGGTTTTAAGGGCGCAAAAAAGGGAACTCCCTTTGCAGCGCAAACCGCGGCTGAAAGCGCAGCACGTCGAGCGATCGATCAGGGAATGCGCCAAATTGAGGTAATGGTAAGCGGGCCAGGAGCAGGTCGAGAAACCGCTATCCGGGCGCTGCAAGGGGCAGGACTGGAAATTACACTCATTCGAGATATTACCCCAATTCCTCACAATGGCTGCCGCCCCCCCAAACGCCGTCGAGTTTAA
- the rpsM gene encoding 30S ribosomal protein S13, which yields MARIAGVDLPRDKRVEIGLTYIYGIGLSRSQEILAATGVNPDTRVKDLSDADIAALRGEVESNYQVEGDLRRWEALNIKRLIEIGTYRGRRHRMGLPVRGQRTRTNARTRRGRRQTVAGKKKAPGK from the coding sequence GTGGCACGTATTGCCGGAGTAGACCTTCCACGCGATAAGCGCGTCGAGATTGGTCTAACTTATATTTACGGAATCGGTTTATCGAGATCGCAGGAGATTTTAGCCGCTACGGGTGTCAATCCAGACACTCGTGTTAAAGATCTCAGTGATGCTGACATAGCAGCCCTGCGAGGAGAAGTAGAAAGCAACTATCAAGTCGAGGGCGACTTGAGGCGCTGGGAAGCATTGAACATCAAGCGCCTAATTGAGATTGGTACCTATAGAGGCCGTCGTCACCGCATGGGCTTACCAGTTAGAGGACAAAGAACTCGCACCAATGCTCGAACCCGACGTGGGAGACGGCAAACAGTGGCTGGTAAGAAGAAGGCACCAGGGAAATAA
- the rpmJ gene encoding 50S ribosomal protein L36 codes for MKVRASVKKMCEKCSVIRRRGRVMVICSNPKHKQRQG; via the coding sequence ATGAAAGTCAGAGCCTCAGTCAAAAAAATGTGTGAAAAGTGTAGCGTGATCCGTCGTCGGGGTCGCGTCATGGTGATTTGTAGCAATCCCAAACATAAGCAACGCCAAGGTTAG
- the infA gene encoding translation initiation factor IF-1, with protein MSKQDLIEMEGTVTESLPNAMFRVDLDNGFNVLAHISGKIRRNYIKILPGDRVKVELTPYDLTKGRITYRLRKK; from the coding sequence TTGTCTAAGCAAGATTTGATTGAAATGGAAGGTACGGTTACAGAGTCATTGCCTAACGCTATGTTTCGCGTTGACTTGGACAATGGTTTTAATGTCCTAGCTCACATTTCCGGCAAGATTCGCCGCAACTATATCAAGATTTTACCTGGCGATCGCGTCAAAGTTGAGCTGACACCCTACGACCTAACTAAAGGTCGGATCACTTATCGACTCAGGAAAAAGTAG
- a CDS encoding adenylate kinase, with the protein MTRLIFLGPPGAGKGTQAKALADDCKIPHISTGDILRQALKEQTPLGIKAQSYMDRGELVPDQLVQEMVEERLGKPDANSGWILDGFPRTVKQAAFLEELLQKLDQNGERVVNLDVPDDVVVDRLLQRGRADDTEEVIRRRLEVYRSETAPLIEYYRDRHQLHTIDGNKSLEEVTVELKKLIYS; encoded by the coding sequence GTGACGCGATTAATCTTCTTGGGACCGCCGGGTGCAGGTAAAGGGACTCAAGCTAAAGCTCTAGCTGATGACTGCAAGATTCCCCATATTTCTACGGGTGATATTTTGCGGCAAGCATTAAAAGAACAAACCCCTTTGGGCATTAAGGCTCAAAGTTATATGGATAGGGGTGAGCTTGTTCCCGATCAACTCGTGCAGGAAATGGTGGAGGAACGTCTGGGAAAACCAGATGCTAACTCAGGTTGGATTTTGGATGGCTTCCCCCGCACCGTCAAGCAAGCAGCTTTTCTAGAGGAATTACTGCAAAAGCTAGATCAAAATGGGGAAAGGGTAGTCAACTTGGATGTGCCAGATGATGTGGTAGTGGATCGTTTACTGCAACGTGGACGAGCTGATGATACTGAAGAAGTGATTCGTCGCCGTCTAGAAGTCTACCGCTCTGAAACTGCTCCCTTGATTGAATACTACCGCGATCGCCATCAACTACACACCATCGACGGCAATAAGTCCCTAGAAGAAGTCACTGTCGAACTTAAGAAGCTCATTTATTCCTAG
- the secY gene encoding preprotein translocase subunit SecY: MISRDKPPTAQETFMQMAQAAGLRGRLLVTVGILFLIRMGIHIPIPGIDRQQFAAAINSNNQIFSFLDIFSGGGLSALGVFALGILPYINASIIIQLLTAAIPALENLQKNEGEAGRRKISQITRYVALGWAILQSVFLAAFWLRPFALNFGPIFVIETAVALVAGSMFVMWASEVITERGVGNGASLLIFVNIVATLPKSLSDTIAYIQGSGQEIVRERVGPVIVLVLVFLATIIGIVFVQEAIRRIPIISARRQVGRRVFAEQRSYLPLRLNQGGVMPIIFAAAILSLPLFIANFTKNPELANIINTYLSPGGSQSWVYALVYLVSIVFFSYFYSSLIVNPVDVAQNLKKMGSSIPGIRPGKATSEYIERVLNRLTFLGAIFLGLIAIIPTAVEGALKVPTFRGLGATSLLILVGVAIDTAKQVQTYVISQRYEGMVKQ; this comes from the coding sequence ATGATCAGTCGAGATAAACCCCCAACAGCTCAAGAAACTTTTATGCAGATGGCGCAAGCAGCTGGGCTAAGAGGTCGGCTGCTTGTTACCGTCGGTATTCTCTTTTTAATTCGCATGGGTATACATATACCCATACCAGGAATTGACCGACAGCAGTTTGCTGCTGCAATTAATAGCAATAATCAGATATTCAGCTTTTTGGATATCTTTTCTGGAGGCGGACTTTCGGCATTGGGAGTCTTTGCCTTGGGTATTCTGCCTTACATCAACGCTTCAATTATCATCCAATTGCTGACTGCTGCAATTCCAGCTTTAGAAAACTTACAGAAAAATGAAGGTGAAGCTGGAAGGCGAAAAATTTCCCAAATTACACGCTATGTGGCTTTAGGTTGGGCGATTCTGCAAAGTGTTTTCTTGGCGGCATTCTGGCTGAGACCTTTTGCTTTGAACTTTGGGCCTATTTTCGTGATCGAGACAGCTGTCGCTTTGGTGGCTGGTTCGATGTTTGTGATGTGGGCATCAGAAGTGATCACAGAGCGTGGTGTAGGTAATGGAGCATCTTTGTTGATTTTTGTCAACATTGTGGCGACACTGCCAAAATCTCTCAGCGATACTATTGCTTATATCCAAGGCAGCGGTCAGGAAATCGTGCGCGAAAGAGTCGGTCCAGTAATTGTATTAGTCCTGGTTTTCCTGGCGACAATTATCGGTATCGTCTTTGTGCAGGAAGCAATTCGTCGCATTCCCATTATTTCGGCTCGCCGCCAAGTCGGTCGGCGTGTTTTTGCTGAGCAGCGTAGCTATCTCCCCTTGCGTCTAAATCAAGGTGGAGTCATGCCGATTATTTTCGCTGCTGCAATTTTGAGTTTGCCACTGTTTATTGCCAATTTCACGAAAAATCCAGAATTGGCCAATATTATCAACACCTATTTGAGTCCCGGTGGTTCTCAGTCTTGGGTCTATGCCCTTGTCTATCTAGTTTCAATTGTTTTTTTCAGTTACTTCTATTCTTCTTTGATAGTAAACCCAGTTGATGTAGCGCAGAACCTCAAGAAAATGGGTTCTAGTATTCCTGGTATTCGTCCGGGTAAAGCTACTAGCGAGTATATAGAGCGCGTTTTAAATCGACTAACTTTTTTGGGTGCTATCTTTTTGGGTTTGATTGCAATCATCCCCACAGCAGTAGAAGGAGCTTTAAAAGTACCAACCTTTAGAGGGCTGGGTGCTACTTCTTTGCTAATTTTGGTTGGTGTGGCGATTGATACGGCAAAACAAGTCCAAACCTACGTCATCTCTCAGCGCTATGAAGGAATGGTGAAACAATAG
- the rplO gene encoding 50S ribosomal protein L15: MRLNDVRPQKGSKKRPRRLGRGVSAGQGASAGKGMRGQKARSGGGTRPGFEGGQQPLYRRIPKLKGFPLVNRKKYTTINVEKLASLPANTEVTLTYLKEAGILTAVKGPLKILGDGELSVPLNVKAAAFTGTARSKIEAAGGSCEVLE; the protein is encoded by the coding sequence ATGAGACTAAATGATGTTCGCCCGCAAAAAGGCTCTAAAAAACGTCCCCGCCGTTTAGGTCGGGGTGTTTCTGCCGGGCAAGGTGCAAGTGCTGGTAAAGGTATGCGCGGTCAAAAAGCCCGCTCTGGTGGCGGTACTAGACCTGGTTTTGAAGGTGGTCAACAGCCATTGTACCGCCGCATACCAAAGTTAAAAGGCTTCCCCCTAGTTAACCGTAAAAAGTACACTACGATTAATGTAGAGAAGCTAGCCTCCCTCCCAGCAAATACAGAAGTAACTTTGACCTACCTAAAAGAAGCAGGTATCCTCACTGCTGTCAAGGGGCCATTGAAAATTTTGGGGGATGGGGAATTGAGCGTTCCGCTCAACGTGAAAGCAGCAGCTTTTACAGGTACAGCTCGTAGCAAAATTGAGGCAGCTGGTGGGAGTTGTGAAGTTTTAGAGTGA
- the rpsE gene encoding 30S ribosomal protein S5 yields MATNRRKTNRAKKEETNWQERVIQIRRVSKVVKGGKKLSFRAIVVVGNERGQVGVGVGKASDVIGAVKKGVADGKKHLIDIPITKSNSIPHPVDGTGGGAKVMMRPAAPGTGVIAGGAVRTVLELAGVRNVLAKQLGSNNPLNNARAAINALIALRTFSEVAEDRGVAVENLYI; encoded by the coding sequence ATGGCAACAAATCGTCGTAAAACTAACCGCGCTAAGAAAGAAGAAACAAACTGGCAAGAACGGGTCATTCAAATCCGACGGGTGAGCAAGGTAGTTAAAGGTGGTAAAAAACTCAGCTTCCGCGCCATTGTGGTTGTCGGTAACGAGCGGGGTCAAGTTGGCGTAGGAGTAGGTAAAGCTTCGGATGTCATCGGTGCTGTGAAAAAAGGCGTAGCCGATGGTAAAAAGCATCTCATTGACATTCCTATTACTAAATCCAACTCCATTCCTCACCCCGTTGATGGTACAGGTGGTGGAGCAAAAGTGATGATGCGACCAGCTGCTCCTGGTACTGGTGTAATTGCTGGTGGTGCAGTTCGTACTGTGCTGGAGTTGGCAGGTGTGCGTAACGTCTTAGCTAAGCAACTTGGTTCCAACAATCCTCTCAACAACGCTAGAGCCGCAATCAACGCCCTCATCGCTTTGCGTACCTTCTCCGAAGTTGCTGAAGATCGGGGTGTTGCTGTGGAAAATCTTTACATTTAA
- the rplR gene encoding 50S ribosomal protein L18, giving the protein MKLTRRESKQRRHRRIRGKVDGSQERPRLAVFRSHQHIYAQVIDDTQHHTLVAASTVEPEVKSKLATGKNCQASTEVGKLIAARALEKGITKVVFDRGGNLYHGRVKALADAAREAGLDF; this is encoded by the coding sequence ATGAAGCTTACTCGTAGAGAATCAAAACAGCGTCGCCATCGACGCATCCGTGGTAAAGTTGACGGTTCTCAAGAACGTCCACGGTTAGCGGTATTTCGTTCGCACCAGCATATTTATGCTCAAGTGATAGATGATACCCAACATCACACCTTAGTAGCAGCCTCTACTGTAGAGCCAGAAGTCAAATCCAAATTAGCAACCGGGAAAAACTGTCAGGCTTCGACTGAAGTTGGCAAGTTGATTGCAGCACGAGCTTTGGAAAAAGGTATCACCAAAGTTGTCTTCGATCGCGGTGGTAATCTTTATCACGGTCGTGTTAAAGCCCTAGCTGATGCAGCACGTGAGGCTGGGTTAGATTTCTAA
- the rplF gene encoding 50S ribosomal protein L6 — translation MSRIGKRPITVPPKVQVTLDNSKVVVKGPKGELSRELPVYVTVSQDGEILTVTRRDDSRISRQMHGLFRTLVANMVEGVSKGFERRLEIQGVGYRAQVQGRNLILNMGYSHQVQIAPPEGVQFAVENNTNVIVSGYDKEVVGNTAAKIRSVRPPEPYKGKGIRYAGEVVRRKAGKTGKSGKK, via the coding sequence ATGTCTCGAATTGGTAAACGCCCAATTACAGTTCCCCCCAAAGTACAAGTGACCCTTGATAACTCCAAAGTTGTTGTCAAAGGCCCTAAGGGTGAACTTTCCCGCGAGCTTCCTGTTTATGTGACAGTCTCCCAAGATGGAGAAATATTGACTGTTACTCGCCGAGATGATTCGCGTATCTCAAGGCAAATGCATGGTTTGTTCCGCACTTTGGTTGCCAACATGGTTGAGGGAGTTTCCAAAGGATTTGAACGCCGTTTGGAAATTCAAGGGGTTGGTTACAGAGCGCAAGTGCAAGGTCGTAACCTAATCTTAAACATGGGTTATAGCCATCAAGTGCAGATTGCACCGCCAGAGGGAGTTCAGTTTGCAGTTGAAAACAACACCAACGTCATTGTCAGCGGCTACGACAAAGAAGTAGTAGGTAACACAGCAGCTAAAATTCGTTCTGTTCGTCCACCTGAGCCTTACAAAGGCAAGGGTATTCGCTACGCTGGCGAAGTGGTAAGACGTAAAGCTGGTAAGACTGGTAAGAGTGGTAAGAAGTAA
- the rpsH gene encoding 30S ribosomal protein S8 has protein sequence MATNDTIADMLTRIRNATLARHQTTQVPSTKMTRSIAKVLRDEGFISDYEEAGEGIKRNLVISLKYKGKNRQPIITALKRISKPGLRVYSNKKELPRVLGGIGIAIISTSSGIMTDREARRQNLGGEVLCYVW, from the coding sequence ATGGCAACAAACGACACTATTGCTGATATGTTGACGCGCATCCGCAATGCCACTTTGGCGCGGCATCAAACAACACAAGTGCCATCTACGAAAATGACTCGTAGTATTGCCAAAGTGCTACGAGATGAAGGCTTTATTTCTGACTATGAAGAAGCAGGAGAAGGAATAAAGCGTAACTTGGTAATTTCCTTAAAGTACAAGGGTAAAAATCGCCAACCCATTATCACCGCCCTGAAGCGGATCAGCAAACCAGGTTTGCGTGTTTACTCCAACAAAAAAGAATTACCACGGGTATTAGGTGGCATCGGCATTGCCATTATTTCTACATCCAGTGGCATCATGACGGATCGCGAAGCACGTCGTCAGAACTTGGGTGGAGAAGTGCTTTGCTACGTCTGGTAG
- the rplE gene encoding 50S ribosomal protein L5, with product MATRLKSLYQETIIPNLMKQFGYTNVHQVPKLVKVTVNRGLGEAAQNAKALEASLSEIALIAGQKPVVTRAKKAIAGFKIRQGMPVGIMVTLRGERMYAFLDRLINLALPRIRDFRGISPKSFDGRGNYTLGVREQLIFPEVEYDSIDQIRGMDISIITTANTDEEGRALLKEMGMPFRDQ from the coding sequence ATGGCAACACGACTCAAAAGTTTATACCAAGAAACAATAATCCCCAACCTGATGAAGCAGTTTGGATATACCAACGTTCATCAAGTACCAAAGTTGGTGAAAGTCACCGTCAACCGGGGCTTGGGGGAAGCGGCTCAAAATGCTAAAGCTCTGGAAGCGTCTTTAAGTGAAATTGCCCTGATCGCTGGTCAAAAGCCTGTAGTGACACGGGCGAAAAAGGCGATCGCAGGCTTCAAAATTCGTCAAGGTATGCCCGTTGGCATCATGGTGACTCTAAGAGGCGAACGGATGTATGCCTTCCTCGACCGATTAATCAACCTGGCTCTGCCAAGAATTCGTGACTTTCGCGGTATTAGTCCTAAAAGTTTTGATGGTCGTGGTAACTACACCCTTGGTGTTAGAGAGCAGTTGATTTTTCCAGAAGTCGAGTACGACAGCATTGACCAAATCCGAGGGATGGATATTTCCATCATCACCACAGCCAACACTGACGAAGAGGGCCGCGCCTTACTAAAAGAAATGGGAATGCCCTTTCGCGATCAATAA
- the rplX gene encoding 50S ribosomal protein L24, with the protein MASKKEKPKFYKMHVKTGDTVQIIAGKDKGKVGEIIKALPQESKVIVKGVNIKTKHVKPQAEGESGRIVTQEYPIHSSNVMLYSTKQNVASRICYTFTDEGKKVRMLKKTGEIIDK; encoded by the coding sequence ATGGCAAGCAAGAAGGAGAAGCCGAAGTTCTACAAAATGCACGTTAAAACAGGGGACACCGTGCAGATAATTGCCGGTAAAGACAAAGGCAAAGTTGGCGAAATCATCAAAGCACTTCCCCAAGAAAGCAAAGTCATTGTCAAAGGCGTCAACATCAAAACCAAGCACGTCAAACCCCAAGCAGAGGGTGAATCTGGGCGCATCGTCACCCAGGAATACCCAATCCACAGTTCCAACGTGATGCTTTATTCCACTAAGCAAAACGTTGCCAGTCGCATCTGCTACACCTTCACTGATGAAGGCAAAAAAGTACGGATGCTCAAGAAAACTGGCGAAATCATCGATAAATAA
- the rplN gene encoding 50S ribosomal protein L14, whose product MIQPQTYLNVADNSGARKLMCIRILGAGNCRYGYVGDRIIAVVKDAQPNMAIKKSDVVEAVIVRTRHNINRDSGMSIRFDDNAAVIINKDGNPKGTRVFGPVARELRDKNFTKIVSLAPEVL is encoded by the coding sequence GTGATTCAACCCCAGACTTATCTCAACGTTGCTGACAATAGCGGTGCTCGCAAGCTCATGTGCATCCGCATTCTTGGGGCTGGTAACTGTCGCTACGGTTACGTCGGCGATAGAATTATCGCTGTTGTTAAAGATGCCCAGCCCAACATGGCTATCAAAAAATCTGATGTTGTCGAAGCGGTAATAGTTCGCACCCGCCACAATATTAATCGGGATAGTGGCATGAGTATCCGTTTTGACGACAACGCCGCAGTCATCATTAACAAAGATGGCAATCCCAAAGGAACGCGCGTCTTTGGGCCTGTTGCCCGGGAACTGCGTGACAAAAACTTTACCAAGATAGTTTCTTTGGCTCCGGAGGTGCTGTAA
- the rpsQ gene encoding 30S ribosomal protein S17, translating to MAVKERVGLVVSDKMQKTVVVAVENRAPHPKYGKIVVKTRRYKAHDEDNRCKIGDRVRIQETRPLSKTKRWQVTEILNTKNS from the coding sequence ATGGCAGTCAAAGAACGAGTTGGCTTGGTAGTGAGCGACAAAATGCAAAAAACGGTCGTAGTCGCCGTTGAAAACCGCGCTCCCCATCCCAAATACGGCAAAATTGTGGTCAAAACCAGGCGCTACAAAGCTCACGACGAAGACAATCGCTGTAAAATTGGCGATCGCGTTCGTATTCAAGAAACTAGACCTCTGAGCAAAACCAAGCGCTGGCAAGTCACAGAAATCCTCAACACTAAAAATAGCTAA
- the rpmC gene encoding 50S ribosomal protein L29 — MPLPKISEARELSDEKLAEEILAVKKQLFQLRLQKATRQLDKPHQFRHARHRLAQLLTVEAERKRAASQPATEQE; from the coding sequence ATGCCTCTTCCCAAAATTTCAGAAGCTAGAGAATTAAGTGACGAAAAACTGGCTGAGGAAATTCTTGCTGTCAAAAAGCAGCTATTTCAGTTGCGCTTGCAAAAAGCTACCAGACAACTAGACAAACCTCACCAGTTCCGACACGCCCGACACCGCCTAGCACAATTGCTAACGGTAGAAGCAGAGCGCAAACGGGCTGCAAGTCAACCCGCGACAGAACAAGAGTAG
- the rplP gene encoding 50S ribosomal protein L16 produces the protein MLSPRRTKFRKQQRGRMKGLATAGSTLNFGDFALQAQEPAWITARQIEASRRAMTRYIRRGGKIWIRIFPDKPVTMRPAETRMGSGKGSPEYWVAVVKPGRILFEIAGVPEATAREAMRLAAYKLPIKTKFISRSEQEPQEQE, from the coding sequence ATGTTAAGTCCTAGAAGAACGAAATTCCGCAAACAACAGCGCGGACGGATGAAAGGTCTTGCCACCGCTGGCAGCACTTTGAATTTTGGTGATTTTGCCCTCCAAGCTCAAGAACCAGCTTGGATCACTGCTCGTCAAATCGAAGCTTCTCGTCGAGCTATGACTCGTTATATCCGCCGGGGTGGTAAAATCTGGATTCGCATTTTCCCAGATAAACCTGTGACAATGCGTCCGGCTGAAACCCGGATGGGTTCCGGTAAAGGTTCACCCGAATATTGGGTAGCAGTCGTGAAGCCAGGGCGGATTTTGTTTGAAATAGCTGGTGTACCAGAAGCTACCGCCCGCGAAGCGATGCGTTTGGCTGCGTACAAGCTGCCAATTAAAACTAAGTTCATTTCACGCTCTGAGCAGGAGCCACAGGAGCAGGAGTAG